DNA sequence from the Nakaseomyces glabratus chromosome E, complete sequence genome:
AGGTGTTATTTCTTGGACAGTTACTAGGTTAAAGTTACCTTCCAATGTAACAATACTTTCAAGAAGTATactgatattgaaattacaTGTGTGTTTTTTATGCAGCTGGTATAACATGAACAGCAACTCTTATTTAGTTTTTAACTCAAGGTTACTTAAACTTAGTAGATTatagtaaatattattatgctaactaaagaaatcaaaatgtTCAGCTTGGTCAAACAAATAATACATAATTAAACTGAATTCCGATAATGAATTATTCTATAGTATATAAAGTAGCTTTGTCTTTCGTAGtctttttaatattaatatattaacTGAAAATGTTGTTACCCAATTTCTTAGGCAATATTTTGATACTGCCATATCGGCGAAtactatatttttaatcCATGCAGAAAAATTGTATTTTCAAGCACCAAATTTTCGAATGATTGGgatatattttaataatacaaaCGAGTTAACACATGTATAAATTATTTGTGGCTCATATATTTTACAgtcttttattatattctaATTTTGCATATCTCTATGAaacattaattttatttccttGATATTACTCGTTTTGGAAGTACTTCCTGCCAACTGATTTATAGTGTTGACTGATTAGAtacgaaaaaaaaaataattgaattttcatttcattctTCTGATTTTAAAGGAAGATGTACCCTAAAAgcaaattgaaattatttgaataaGAATTGAAAGGAATTGTATCTATAGTACGTGCTTGCTGTATAAATTGTCAAAAAGAACACAAGTTTCACAATAATCAACTATTAGTTTCACCAAATATCGGCATTGGATTGACTGTTTAACACATTGCTCTTGcattattaaaaatatgaaCTAGATACATTATAGAAGagtgaaaagaaacaaacCTTACTTCTGATCGACTATTAAATAACATCAACGAACTAAAAAGTACGGATTTATAATCCATTAGAAAACTTATAATATATGGGGCCTAAGTAATTGTTTGAAATGGTATTTCTTAAGCGGAACGAACTCAAAAAGAAGTTGGGTATGGTATGGAAAGCCATGAAAATCAAGTGAAATGCCTAAAGAAAGGGTATAAGATAAAAAACGAACAAAAATTGTTAATCAATGAATAAAGAGAAACAATATCATAATAGAAATTAAGGGAACAGAATtaaatcagaaaaaaagTGCACAAAACCAATATTAATAGTTTAGCAGGAGCTACTTCAATGGGCTTCGAAGCTTTACCCTTGTACTCTGAAAAATTAGGGATATTAAAGACAGAACTAGAGGAAATTGGAAAAGTTGTCTtgcttggagatggtgtgttgccgttgttgccggaaccaccgccgtttggagatggtgtgttgccgttgttgccagaaccaccgccgtttggagatggtgtgttgccgttgttgccggaaccaccgccgtttggagatggtgtgttgccgttgttgccagaaccaccgccgtttggagatggtgtgttgccgttgttgccagaaccaccgccgtttggagatggtgtgttgccgttgttgccagaaccaccgccgtttggagatggtgtgttgccgttgttgccagaaccaccgccgtttggagatggtgtgttgccgttgttgccggaaccaccgccgtttggagatggtgtgttgccgttgttgccagaaccaccgccgtttggagatggtgtgttgccgttgttgccagaaccaccgccgtttggagatggtggCCTAATAGTGGTAGTAATGGTTGATATTATTCCATTTGTGAAAGTAACCGTTCTTGTCGAGACTGAAGGTGTGATCGCTATATTACCAACTGGTGGGACACTGGAAGTACCAACATTGCCGTTGTTACTGGGCTTGCTGCCAGTCAGggtgatggtggtggtgcctGTGCGGGTGTGgccgtcggagtcggtggATGGGAAGaaggagacgatgtctgttTCTGTGGTGGTGCTCTTGGAGACGGTTGTGGTGTATGGTGGAGGCAGTGAGAAGGAGTCGGTGTTGCTGTTTGAACTACCGCCATTTGGAGAAGGTGGGGTTACAGTAACTGTAACAGTTGTGGTGCTACCGTTGGATAAAGTAACCATTCTtgttgaaattgaaggacTGACAATGCTAGGAGATGGgttcacagaagatgggttgacggaagatgggttcacagaagatgggttgTGTGATGGGTcagctggagaaggatcAGCCGGCTTGCTTGAAGGGTTGACAGAGGATGGgttcacagaagatgggttgTGTGATGGGTcagctggagaaggatcAACTGGCTTGCTTGAAGGGTTGACAGAGGATGGgttcacagaagatgggttgTGTGATGGGTcagctggagaaggatcAACTGGCTTGCTTGAAGGGTTGACAGAGGATGGgttcacagaagatgggttgacGGATGATGGGATcacagaagatgggttAACGGATGATGGGTTGACTGAGGATGGGTTAACGGAAGATGGGTTGTGTGATGGATcagctggagaaggatcAGCCGGCTTGCTTGAAGGGTTGACAGAGGATGGgttcacagaagatgggttgacTGAGGATGGGTTAACGGAAGATGGGTTGTGTGATGGGTcagctggagaaggatcAGCCGGCTTGCTTGATGGGTTGACGGAAGATGGgttcacagaagatgggttcacagaagatgggttgTGTGATGGGTcagctggagaaggatcAGCCGGCTTGCTTGAAGGGTTGACAGAGGATGGgttcacagaagatgggttcacagaagatgggttgTGTGATGGGTcagctggagaaggatcAGCCGGCTTGCTTGATGGGTTGACGGAAGATGGgttcacagaagatgggttgTGTGATGGGTcagctggagaaggatcAACTGGCTTGCTTGAAGGGTTGACAGAGGATGGgttcacagaagatgggttgacGGATGATGGGTTAACGGAAGATGGGTTGTGTGATGGGTcagctggagaaggatcAGCCGGCTTGCTTGAAGGGTTGACGGAAGATGGGTTAacagaagatgggttgacAGAGGATGGGTTGTGTGAGGGGtcttcaggttttgggTCCTCGGGTTTTGGATAGTAGCATGTATTTTTCAATGGATCTAGAAATCCTCCTTGGCAACTAGGTGTTTGGGACTGACTTTTGCTACAAGGTGTTGCAATGTAGTATATGGTGCTGGTGACAGGAACAACATTTTCAGCCGGCTTAGtagtaataaaatttgtGCTGTATGTCGTTGTCGAATCAATACTCCTGCATGTAGTATCGTAGCCAATATGAGCAGGACAAGTATCAGGTTGATCAGGAACAGAATACAAATAACCTGAAAAGTCACTAATTTGATCAGTAGCACCGTTGACACTAAAAGAAAGATCTAAGGATGAGTCCTTACCAATATTGTTAAAAAACATCCGAATTGGATAATAGAGATCCTTTTCCAAAAATAGACTTACTTTATTTTTGGAACTATCAACATGCCAAATATCGTAAGCAACGTATTCTCCTAGTTTAGTTTTGCTATCTTCCCTCTTGCAACAATCAAAGGCGTTACCTGCACCAAAATTAATGTACAACAGATCATCAGcattaacaaaaaaagtgTGTAGACCAGTTGTTTGAGCCTTGAAGTAACCATACAAAATCATAGTAAAGTTAGAAACTGTCAATGGTTCATTGTAATTGTAGCCTGCTGGCAAATTTCCATATTTGACCATACAAGCTTTCTCAACGCTATATTTGTAGTTCAAATTGCCAGTTACTCCAGTTGATTTACCTACCATTTTTCTCTTTAGGTAGCCAGTACGAGGATATTCAGGGTCAACATAAGAAGCATCATAACAGTTGGGAGGAGTACCACTGACAATAGGGTAAGAGTAAAGTTCCATTGTCAAACCAGGAATGATTGCAACATCCTGAGGAGAACATCCAATAGGATAACCAAATGGGTTCTGGGAACTTAATTCTCgcttttcaaataatgaaaagcCAAGATCATTGGCATGTGCCAATTGTACAATCAATAGACAACATACGATAATCCAGTTGAAcatattgattttttttcttttgtaacTTTTTCTGATCAATTTAATTCGATTATGATGGTTATTCTGATTTATTTGTCTTTTATATTGTCTTCTATTATCTAATGTAAAAATGGAAGAGATATCTGATCAAAGTCTTCAAATTTGTTTATCCTTTTATACCTATAATTTTCAACATTTTGGATAGAACTATACTGCTCAAAAATGTGTTTAGTCAGAAATTTGTGAAAACATAATCGAGGATTTACCTAAACTAGAATTTAAACGTAATACTTTGATAATTTGAAGCAGATCGATCATAGTTCTCGAAATAATTTTCGAAATGTTCACAATCACAACTTCCCAAAAGACAATTACCAAATTGTTCatagaatattttgaaaattaataattttttagGAGTGTCAGTGAAATTTAGCACGATTTACTGATCAATGTGAACATTGTAAAATTTAATCGAAATGTTAGTATTTGCATACAGCAAAAtagataatgaaaatagtTATGAATCAAgttattgttcttttttggaGTTGAATGTCAGATAATCATTATAATATGCTAAGTAATTCCAAGTAATTATGATGTCACCTATAATTAACTTACTATCATGCTCACTGCTGTAGCAAATAACAgttgattttcttttgttagAAAAGTTAATCCATGCCAACTGTTTTCTTCGCAGATCATTAAAGGCAAGGAAATTCAAAACtgttcaaaaatatattttgagaataggttgaaatatgaaaaatataaggaTTTGCAAGTGGAAATACTATACATTTATTTCGATATCATCCATTTCGATTACATTACCGAATTTGTTTACTATGAACTAAATCACCTCTTCTCAATACTCCTTATTTCCATTGATTTTGTCAGAGcattcaaaaattgtttcaTGGCACTAGAAGATAGTTTGACTGTTTTGCGATAACACCGGTATTGcgaaaagaaagaaaaatcaatgaTAGAATTTTAAACTGTAACAAAACTTGCACATTACAATTTTGACATAGTTATTCATAGCATATTGACCAGCattgagaaattgaaaaccaTAGTTGTCACCATAAGCATATTGGAGAACCAAAATTCATACTAATTATTTGACTCTCTAAAACCTCCCTATTACTAAGAGAAGTCTGCATCACACAACCGGAAATATAGATAGATCCCTGAATTACTCAACATGTGTAGAGGAGAAAAAGTAAATATttagaaagaaaatctGGTATTACGGCAAAGTTACTAATTCCAGGAGGGTTAATTCAATTTCAGTCTCTCTCATTTCTTCTATTCAAAGACAATTATCTCTCTTTGTTGTTAGAATAGGTTTGTGTTGCAGCAAGAACCATGTTGCCTAACAAGGAACAGAATAGATTACTGAAATATTCTGGAAAgttatcaaaaatatacatTTCTCCCCAATTTCTGTTAGCTAGCCCTGagaaaataagaaaaacaaCTTTTACCCAAGTAATTTTTGATAAGGGGGTGCCTGGATGACAAAATACACCCCTTAAGAGAAGGCAAAAAACAAACCCCTTAATATCACTTTCAACGTATAGAGCTGGTTTGCTCTCCATGTCTTTTTAAGACAGCTTTCCTCTCAAGAGGGTGCAGAGCAATATTatgttttttctttctttttcttcccctcttataatgaaaatttcTCCTCACAGGTGTGAGAAACTAGAGAGTAAACGGCTGTATTACAAATGTGAGCCAAGAAAAACCAAGAAGGGGTTAACTAACCGTTTCTTggtaaataaaaagaaatgtaGCCGTTTCATATACTTGACACTTGTAACAGATATTGGTTGGTGTTTTGCCTCGGTAATATAACGGCTGAAAGAACCCTCAACCAATTCTTGATACAGTATCCTTATATTAGAGAAACTACAGCACTTCAGTAATTCAAGGTAGAATCTGGTAATTATTGTCCTTTGTTACCAGTTTATTACATAAAGTGGTAAGATTTCGGTATTAATCCTTTACGTCattattgctttttttaatttggTACGTACGTACATTATTAACTACCGGGGTCCTATGAACTAGCACATGTAAAACATCCAACAAGTCTTTTACCGTATATGTTATCATGTAGAGGGCTGCCTTGTCAACCGATCTCCGATAATTTTTTAGAACAGCTAGGTTCTAGACCCAAATATACACAGCATTAGCCCATTAATTAATTGTAATAACTTGTttcatttcaaaataaaatcaaagtGAACTTATTGCGtacaaaaaagaatatatgtGACTCTTACATTTTCAAGGTGTATTTAAAAATCTGatagttttttttaagtAAAATACACGACTAATACATGACCAAGTAGTAATttaaaagataatataaaGCTTGTTAGAATCTAGAATACTTTACTAATATGTGATGTATGTCATTTACTTAGGGGTCCATACAGTGTGATTCCATTACGTAGTGATATTCAGTACCACTAGAGGGTCATAATGTTTATGAAGTGTTTAAATGGTtcatttcaattttattggAATACACTTTTAAAAGTAGTGAGATAATCTATTAATTTGTATCACTGCACAAAGTAACCACTTTTAAGATGCGATATATTATTCTGGGTCCTTGGAATATATCTCATGAAAAAAGTACTCTTGCAAAGAC
Encoded proteins:
- the EPA3 gene encoding EPA3 (CAGL0E06688g~Putative adhesin-like cell wall protein (adhesin cluster I); predicted GPI-anchor), yielding MFNWIIVCCLLIVQLAHANDLGFSLFEKRELSSQNPFGYPIGCSPQDVAIIPGLTMELYSYPIVSGTPPNCYDASYVDPEYPRTGYLKRKMVGKSTGVTGNLNYKYSVEKACMVKYGNLPAGYNYNEPLTVSNFTMILYGYFKAQTTGLHTFFVNADDLLYINFGAGNAFDCCKREDSKTKLGEYVAYDIWHVDSSKNKVSLFLEKDLYYPIRMFFNNIGKDSSLDLSFSVNGATDQISDFSGYLYSVPDQPDTCPAHIGYDTTCRSIDSTTTYSTNFITTKPAENVVPVTSTIYYIATPCSKSQSQTPSCQGGFLDPLKNTCYYPKPEDPKPEDPSHNPSSVNPSSVNPSSVNPSSKPADPSPADPSHNPSSVNPSSVNPSSVNPSSVNPSSKPVDPSPADPSHNPSSVNPSSVNPSSKPADPSPADPSHNPSSVNPSSVNPSSVNPSSKPADPSPADPSHNPSSVNPSSVNPSSVNPSSKPADPSPADPSHNPSSVNPSSVNPSSVNPSSVNPSSKPADPSPADPSHNPSSVNPSSVNPSSVNPSSVIPSSVNPSSVNPSSVNPSSKPVDPSPADPSHNPSSVNPSSVNPSSKPVDPSPADPSHNPSSVNPSSVNPSSKPADPSPADPSHNPSSVNPSSVNPSSVNPSPSIVSPSISTRMVTLSNGSTTTVTVTVTPPSPNGGSSNSNTDSFSLPPPYTTTVSKSTTTETDIVSFFPSTDSDGHTRTGTTTITLTGSKPSNNGNVGTSSVPPVGNIAITPSVSTRTVTFTNGIISTITTTIRPPSPNGGGSGNNGNTPSPNGGGSGNNGNTPSPNGGGSGNNGNTPSPNGGGSGNNGNTPSPNGGGSGNNGNTPSPNGGGSGNNGNTPSPNGGGSGNNGNTPSPNGGGSGNNGNTPSPNGGGSGNNGNTPSPNGGGSGNNGNTPSPSKTTFPISSSSVFNIPNFSEYKGKASKPIEVAPAKLLILVLCTFFLI